A genome region from Chlorogloeopsis sp. ULAP01 includes the following:
- a CDS encoding D-glycerate dehydrogenase — MPQAKVFITRRLPTELQQLQEIADVEVWMERQPPPYEVLLAKTKEIDGLLCLLTDQIDRQLIETATSIKVISQMAVGYDNIDILSVTARRIPIGHTPGVLTDATADLTWALLMAAARRVVEADRFTRGGEWRTWEPDLLLGPNVTGATLGIVGFGRIGQAVARRAKGFEMRIIYTSKHRWEPELEESLGVEFASLERLLQECDFVTIHTPLTAETHHLFNKPQFALMKQSAILINTARGTIVEPNALYQALSNGQIAGAAIDVTEPEPIPTDSPLLSLDNLIITPHIGSASRQTRKKMADMAIENLIAGLKGERLPYCVNPEVYQ, encoded by the coding sequence ATGCCCCAAGCCAAAGTCTTTATTACCCGCCGTCTCCCTACTGAATTACAGCAATTACAAGAAATTGCGGATGTAGAAGTTTGGATGGAACGCCAACCGCCTCCCTACGAGGTTTTGCTGGCAAAGACAAAGGAAATAGACGGTTTGTTGTGTTTGCTGACAGATCAAATTGATCGGCAACTGATAGAAACCGCAACTTCTATTAAGGTTATCAGTCAAATGGCAGTGGGATACGACAATATTGATATTTTATCTGTTACAGCGCGGCGTATCCCAATCGGTCACACTCCTGGTGTATTAACAGATGCAACAGCCGATTTAACTTGGGCGTTACTAATGGCAGCTGCACGACGAGTGGTAGAGGCAGATCGGTTTACGCGTGGGGGAGAATGGCGAACATGGGAACCAGATTTGTTACTGGGGCCTAATGTCACAGGTGCTACTCTGGGGATTGTTGGTTTTGGGCGAATTGGACAGGCAGTAGCTCGTCGTGCTAAGGGTTTTGAAATGCGAATTATTTATACCAGCAAGCACAGATGGGAGCCAGAGCTAGAAGAATCTTTGGGTGTGGAATTTGCTAGTCTTGAACGTTTGTTACAGGAATGTGATTTTGTGACAATTCATACACCTTTAACAGCAGAAACACACCATCTGTTTAATAAACCGCAATTTGCGCTGATGAAGCAATCTGCAATTTTAATTAATACAGCACGGGGAACAATTGTAGAGCCAAATGCCTTATATCAAGCTTTATCTAATGGTCAAATTGCAGGTGCCGCTATTGATGTTACAGAACCAGAACCTATTCCCACCGATAGTCCTTTACTGAGTCTTGATAACTTAATTATTACTCCTCATATCGGTAGCGCCAGTCGTCAGACGCGGAAAAAAATGGCAGATATGGCGATTGAGAATTTAATTGCTGGGTTAAAGGGAGAGCGGTTGCCTTATTGTGTTAACCCGGAAGTTTACCAGTAA
- a CDS encoding Spx/MgsR family RNA polymerase-binding regulatory protein encodes MTIQVYGIPNCGTCKKAFQWLQDNGIDYEFINTKENAPSRQIIQNWVKSLGSQSIRNTSGQSYRALGDEKKTWTDEQWIEAFAKDAMLLKRPLFVKDGTAVMVGFKDKEEAIREKLGVKE; translated from the coding sequence ATGACAATTCAAGTTTACGGAATACCTAATTGCGGAACCTGCAAAAAAGCTTTCCAATGGCTACAAGACAACGGTATTGATTATGAGTTTATTAATACCAAAGAAAATGCGCCCAGCCGCCAGATAATCCAAAACTGGGTAAAATCTTTGGGTTCTCAGTCAATACGAAACACCTCCGGACAATCCTACCGTGCATTGGGTGATGAGAAGAAAACTTGGACTGATGAACAGTGGATTGAGGCATTTGCTAAAGATGCGATGCTTCTCAAACGTCCCCTTTTCGTTAAGGATGGTACGGCAGTAATGGTTGGCTTCAAAGATAAAGAGGAAGCAATCCGAGAAAAATTAGGCGTGAAAGAATAA
- a CDS encoding DUF5615 family PIN-like protein, which produces MKLLLDQGLPRSTAILLRDLGIDTIHVGEIGLSEAEDTEIIQMAREEGRVVVTLDADFHTLLALDEATFPSVIRIRIERLRAPALTELLLKVIDECEEELQQGAAVTIEPSRIRIRRLPLLPDV; this is translated from the coding sequence ATGAAACTGTTGCTTGATCAGGGATTACCACGCTCCACGGCAATACTACTACGTGATTTAGGAATTGACACAATTCATGTAGGTGAGATTGGGCTATCTGAAGCCGAAGATACAGAGATTATTCAAATGGCAAGAGAGGAAGGGCGTGTTGTAGTGACACTCGATGCAGACTTTCATACATTGTTAGCTCTTGATGAAGCAACTTTTCCCTCGGTTATTCGTATTCGTATTGAAAGGTTACGCGCTCCAGCATTGACTGAGTTGCTGCTGAAAGTGATTGATGAATGTGAGGAAGAACTACAGCAAGGGGCAGCTGTGACAATCGAGCCAAGCCGAATTCGTATTCGTCGCTTACCGTTGTTGCCTGATGTTTAA
- a CDS encoding DUF433 domain-containing protein, producing MKLDRITSNPNRMNGQPCIRNLRLTVRRLIELLATYPNREEIHQEFPEIEDEDIRQALIFASSYLDDRIVELPANYETVA from the coding sequence ATGAAATTAGACCGTATCACCAGCAATCCCAATCGTATGAATGGACAGCCCTGCATTCGTAATCTTCGTCTCACTGTTCGCCGACTAATTGAGTTACTTGCTACTTATCCTAATCGAGAAGAAATACACCAAGAGTTCCCAGAAATAGAAGATGAAGACATTCGGCAAGCTCTGATTTTTGCATCCTCTTACTTAGACGATCGCATCGTCGAACTACCTGCAAATTATGAAACTGTTGCTTGA
- a CDS encoding methyltransferase domain-containing protein, with protein sequence MESLSDAKIVESWYKNALPWTIAVREEQIESRNLVTNQAIVDAILSRSPHSVLDIGCGEGWLARELAAKGIHVMGVDVIPTLIEKAQAAGGGDFSVASYEEIAGGKLRASVDVAVSNFALFGKEPVEGLFRVVPSLLKPRGSFIVQTLHPVVACGDSPYQEGWRQGSWAGFSSDFTDPAPWYFRTLENWIKLFVVSGFRLIEMREPIHPKTHKPASVIFIAEVAG encoded by the coding sequence ATGGAATCACTCAGCGATGCCAAGATAGTGGAATCATGGTACAAGAACGCGTTACCGTGGACAATCGCAGTGCGTGAGGAACAAATTGAGAGCCGTAATTTAGTCACTAATCAGGCAATAGTTGATGCTATTTTGAGTCGCTCGCCCCACTCTGTTCTTGATATTGGTTGCGGAGAAGGGTGGCTTGCCCGCGAACTTGCTGCCAAAGGAATCCACGTGATGGGAGTAGATGTGATTCCCACCCTGATTGAAAAAGCCCAAGCAGCTGGTGGTGGCGATTTTTCTGTGGCTTCTTATGAGGAGATTGCTGGGGGCAAACTCAGAGCCTCTGTTGATGTCGCGGTTTCTAACTTTGCGCTGTTTGGGAAGGAACCAGTTGAAGGATTGTTTAGAGTTGTACCATCGCTACTGAAACCCCGTGGTTCATTTATTGTCCAGACTTTGCACCCAGTAGTAGCGTGTGGTGATTCCCCATACCAGGAGGGTTGGCGACAAGGCTCATGGGCTGGATTTAGTTCTGATTTTACCGATCCGGCACCATGGTATTTCCGAACTTTAGAAAATTGGATCAAGCTTTTTGTTGTTAGTGGATTTCGGCTGATTGAGATGCGCGAGCCGATTCATCCTAAGACACATAAGCCCGCCTCGGTGATATTTATCGCAGAAGTGGCTGGTTAA
- the glgA gene encoding glycogen synthase GlgA: MYIVQIASECAPVIKAGGLGDVVYGLSRELETRGHCVEIILPKYDCMRYDHIWGLHDAYMNLWVPWYGAAIHCSVYCGWVHGRVCFFIEPHSQDNFFNRGCYYGCDDDNMRFAFFSKAALEFLLRSNKRPDVIHCHDWQTGLIPPLLFEIYKYHGMEYQRVCYTIHNFKHQGIAGADALRATGLNQEAYYFQYDKLRDNFNPFALNLMKGGIAYSNAITTVSPNHAWEARYTDVGCGLGHTLHLHQDRFSGVLNGIDYDFWNPEIDRYIPCKYNKETFEDKAKNKKALRERLLLRDVDKPIVAYIGRLDNQKGVHLVHHAIYYALDRGAQFVLLGSATEPGINAHFQHEKRFLNDNPDVHLELGFNEELSHLIYAGADMIVVPSNYEPCGLTQMIGLKYGTVPIVRGVGGLVNTVFDRDYDENVPPEKRNGYVFYDTDYYAIESAMDRAIGLWHYYPDEFQKLAVQGMEYDYSWNNPGEEYVEIYDWIRHHW; the protein is encoded by the coding sequence ATGTACATTGTACAGATTGCCTCGGAATGCGCTCCTGTGATTAAAGCTGGGGGTTTAGGGGATGTCGTTTACGGGCTGAGTCGTGAGTTAGAGACGCGGGGGCATTGCGTCGAGATTATTCTGCCAAAGTATGATTGTATGCGCTACGACCATATTTGGGGGCTTCATGATGCCTACATGAACTTGTGGGTACCCTGGTATGGTGCTGCAATTCACTGTTCTGTGTACTGTGGTTGGGTACATGGACGAGTCTGTTTCTTCATTGAACCCCATTCTCAGGATAATTTCTTTAATCGGGGTTGCTATTATGGTTGTGATGATGACAATATGCGCTTTGCCTTCTTTAGCAAAGCGGCTTTGGAATTTTTGCTCAGAAGTAATAAGCGTCCTGATGTTATCCATTGCCATGACTGGCAGACTGGTTTAATACCACCCCTGCTATTTGAAATTTATAAGTATCACGGCATGGAGTATCAACGAGTTTGCTACACCATTCACAACTTTAAACATCAGGGAATAGCTGGTGCTGATGCTCTGCGGGCAACAGGTTTAAACCAAGAAGCTTATTATTTCCAATATGATAAGCTGCGTGACAACTTCAACCCCTTTGCTTTGAACTTAATGAAAGGGGGTATAGCTTACTCCAACGCCATCACCACAGTTTCACCCAACCACGCTTGGGAAGCTCGCTACACGGATGTTGGTTGTGGTTTAGGTCATACCTTACATTTACATCAAGATAGGTTCAGTGGGGTTCTCAACGGTATAGATTATGATTTTTGGAATCCCGAAATTGATCGCTATATTCCTTGTAAATACAACAAAGAAACCTTTGAAGATAAAGCCAAAAATAAAAAAGCTTTAAGAGAAAGACTGCTGTTACGCGATGTTGATAAACCAATTGTTGCTTACATCGGTCGTTTAGATAATCAAAAAGGCGTTCATCTTGTTCACCACGCAATTTATTACGCGCTAGATCGGGGAGCGCAATTTGTATTGTTGGGTTCTGCCACAGAACCTGGTATCAATGCTCACTTCCAGCACGAAAAACGCTTTTTGAACGATAACCCCGATGTACATTTAGAACTTGGCTTCAACGAAGAACTATCCCACCTGATTTATGCAGGGGCAGATATGATTGTGGTTCCAAGTAACTACGAGCCTTGTGGGTTAACCCAGATGATTGGTTTGAAGTATGGTACTGTACCGATTGTCCGGGGTGTGGGTGGGCTAGTAAATACGGTGTTTGATCGCGACTACGACGAGAATGTCCCCCCAGAAAAGCGTAATGGTTACGTATTCTACGATACTGATTATTATGCCATTGAATCAGCTATGGATAGAGCGATTGGTTTGTGGCACTACTATCCGGATGAGTTCCAGAAACTAGCTGTTCAAGGTATGGAATATGATTACTCATGGAATAATCCAGGAGAAGAATACGTAGAAATTTACGATTGGATACGACACCACTGGTAA